A part of Biomphalaria glabrata chromosome 3, xgBioGlab47.1, whole genome shotgun sequence genomic DNA contains:
- the LOC106062776 gene encoding metastasis-associated protein MTA3-like isoform X5: MSANMYRVGDYVFFETSSTAPYQIRRIEELNKTQNGNVEAKVMCFYRRRDISNSLILLADKHHKVDESSSPLEDGDVKESTGKVTAVEENGTDTTTNGNNNNNNHGGRGMEEIPEKLRHQLKHRELFLSRQVETLPATHIRGKCCVTLLNETESLLSYLNKEDTFFYSLVYDPQQKTLLADKGEIRVGSKYQAETIPRVYIDKATEDLRKLEDLEELVWDPNNGLSDKEIDQFQIVARSVGTFARALDCTSTVRQPSLHMSAAAASRDITIFHAMDTLHRHAYDIAKAIKSLVPSGGPVLCRDEMEEWSASEANLFEDAIEKYGKDFNDIRQDFLPWKSLKSIVEYYYMWKTTDRYVQQKRIKASEAESKLKQVYIPNYNKPNPAAINTKVNGTDGPVSGRACESCYTAHSSQWYSWGPIHMQCRLCSNCWSYWKKYGGLKMPTRLDGERPAPNARQERVAQMNSFRMQKCTISGCGKEFKLKAHLARHLATAHGLAIQPGSPRPVMKTRAAFCLVTTELTRLSRRLCRDILRPRHAARCPFTPINTAIIKQECQLRLTDRGNSYQSALKSRTPTTLDPVVSRLGIDTKQEKPSLLARGPHCGGGDPSSMTKERPAENVKVGSGHPSIMKKRGYEQTNGMDSAPLAKRPNMGVIRQAGAAIKTPGVTRGSVLNHNSINGRSRFAGRNMKMHMVSWMDMPDDVYFVATMATRKIRKQLQMNDFKRLARNPWKSLNVKPPLPSGSFGNGHRVGQQEIVVLD, from the exons aaGTAGATGAAAGCTCGTCACCTTTGGAAGATGGTGATGTTAAAGAAAGTACGGGTAAAGTAACAGCTGTGGAAGAAAATGGCACAGACACCACCACAAAtggtaataataacaataataaccaTGGTGGTCGGGGAATGGAAGAAATCCCTGAAAAATTGCGCCATCAGTTAAAACATCGAGAGTTATTTCTGTCCCGGCAAGTAGAGACTTTGCCTGCCACTCACATTCGAGGCAAATGTTGTGTTACGCTGCTCAATGAAACTGAATCCCTTCTTTCCTACCTGAATAAAGAA gatacatttttttactcATTGGTCTACGATCCTCAACAAAAGACATTACTAGCTGACAAAGGGGAAATTCGTGTTGGTTCTAAATATCAAGCTGAAACTATTCCCAGAGTTTATATTGATAAAG CTACTGAAGATTTACGTAAATTGGAAGATTTAGAAGAGCTTGTGTGGGACCCAAACAATGGTCTTTCTGATAAGGAAATTGATCAATTTCAGATTGTTGCCag ATCTGTAGGTACTTTTGCACGTGCTTTGGACTGTACAAGTACTGTAAGACAACCCAGCCTTCATATGAGTGCAGCAGCAGCATCTAGAGATATTACTATA TTCCATGCAATGGATACACTCCACCGCCATGCTTATGATATTGCTAAAGCCATCAAAAGTTTAGTACCATCAGGTGGCCCTGTACTCTGTCGAGATGAAATGGAGGAGTGGTCAGCATCTGAGGCTAACTTGTTTGAAGATGCTATTGAAAAATATGGCAAAGATTTTAACGATATCAGACAAGATTTT TTACCATGGAAATCCTTAAAAAGTATAGTAGAATATTACTATATGTGGAAAACTACAGACAGATATGTTCAACAG aAAAGAATTAAAGCATCAGAGGCAGAAAGTAAGCTGAAGCAGGTGTACATTCCTAATTA CAACAAACCCAACCCAGCAGCAATTAATACCAAAGTGAATGGTACTGATGGTCCAGTCTCAGGGAGGGCTTGTGAGAGCTGCTATA ctgctcATTCTTCCCAGTGGTATTCTTGGGGCCCTATTCACATGCAGTGCAGGCTGTGCAGCAATTGCTGGAGTTACTGGAAGAAATATGGTGGATTGAAGATGCCTACTCGACTGG ATGGAGAAAGACCTGCACCAAATGCAAGACAAG AGAGAGTAGCACAGATGAACTCTTTTAGAATGCAGAAATGTACTATAAGTGGTTGTGGGAAA GAATTCAAGCTGAAAGCTCATCTAGCAAGACATTTAGCCACAGCTCATGGACTTGCTATTCAGCCTGGAAGCCCACGACCTGTTATGAAAACTCGAGCTGCTTTTTGCCTTGTCACAACAGAACTTACCCGCTTATCTCGGCGGTTATGTCGTGACATCCTTCGCCCAAGACATGCTGCTCGATGTCCATTTACCCCTATCAATACTGCTATAATCAAACAAGAAT GTCAGCTGCGGCTTACTGATCGTGGTAATTCCTATCAGTCTGCATTAAAGTCCAGAACGCCAACAACACTGGATCCTGTGGTTTCACGGTTGGGCATTGACACTAAACAAGAAAAGCCAAGTCTTTTAGCACGTGGCCCTCACTGTGGAGGTGGGGACCCAAGTAGCATGACCAAAG AACGGCCTGCAGAAAATGTCAAAGTGGGTTCTGGTCATCCTTCTATAATGAAAAAAAGAGGCTATGAACAGACAAATGGCATGGATTCTG CTCCTTTAGCAAAGAGGCCAAACATGGGAGTCATAAGGCAAGCCGGAGCAGCTATTAAAACTCCTGGAGTCAca CGAGGCAGTGTTTTGAATCACAACAGCATCAATGGCCGTAGTCGATTTGCTGGACGCAATATGAAGATGCATATGGTTAGCTGGATGGATATGCCAGATGATGTATATTTTGTTGCCACAATGGCAACAAG GAAAATTCGGAAGCAACTCCAGATGAATGACTTCAAGCGTCTAGCACGTAACCCATGGAAGAGTCTGAATGTGAAACCACCATTGCCTTCAGGGTCCTTTGGTAATGGACATAGAGTAGGACAACAGGAAATTGTTGTCTTggattga
- the LOC106062776 gene encoding metastasis-associated protein MTA1-like isoform X7 → MEEIPEKLRHQLKHRELFLSRQVETLPATHIRGKCCVTLLNETESLLSYLNKEDTFFYSLVYDPQQKTLLADKGEIRVGSKYQAETIPRVYIDKATEDLRKLEDLEELVWDPNNGLSDKEIDQFQIVARSVGTFARALDCTSTVRQPSLHMSAAAASRDITIFHAMDTLHRHAYDIAKAIKSLVPSGGPVLCRDEMEEWSASEANLFEDAIEKYGKDFNDIRQDFLPWKSLKSIVEYYYMWKTTDRYVQQKRIKASEAESKLKQVYIPNYNKPNPAAINTKVNGTDGPVSGRACESCYTAHSSQWYSWGPIHMQCRLCSNCWSYWKKYGGLKMPTRLDGERPAPNARQERVAQMNSFRMQKCTISGCGKEFKLKAHLARHLATAHGLAIQPGSPRPVMKTRAAFCLVTTELTRLSRRLCRDILRPRHAARCPFTPINTAIIKQECQLRLTDRGNSYQSALKSRTPTTLDPVVSRLGIDTKQEKPSLLARGPHCGGGDPSSMTKERPAENVKVGSGHPSIMKKRGYEQTNGMDSAPLAKRPNMGVIRQAGAAIKTPGVTRGSVLNHNSINGRSRFAGRNMKMHMVSWMDMPDDVYFVATMATRKIRKQLQMNDFKRLARNPWKSLNVKPPLPSGSFGNGHRVGQQEIVVLD, encoded by the exons ATGGAAGAAATCCCTGAAAAATTGCGCCATCAGTTAAAACATCGAGAGTTATTTCTGTCCCGGCAAGTAGAGACTTTGCCTGCCACTCACATTCGAGGCAAATGTTGTGTTACGCTGCTCAATGAAACTGAATCCCTTCTTTCCTACCTGAATAAAGAA gatacatttttttactcATTGGTCTACGATCCTCAACAAAAGACATTACTAGCTGACAAAGGGGAAATTCGTGTTGGTTCTAAATATCAAGCTGAAACTATTCCCAGAGTTTATATTGATAAAG CTACTGAAGATTTACGTAAATTGGAAGATTTAGAAGAGCTTGTGTGGGACCCAAACAATGGTCTTTCTGATAAGGAAATTGATCAATTTCAGATTGTTGCCag ATCTGTAGGTACTTTTGCACGTGCTTTGGACTGTACAAGTACTGTAAGACAACCCAGCCTTCATATGAGTGCAGCAGCAGCATCTAGAGATATTACTATA TTCCATGCAATGGATACACTCCACCGCCATGCTTATGATATTGCTAAAGCCATCAAAAGTTTAGTACCATCAGGTGGCCCTGTACTCTGTCGAGATGAAATGGAGGAGTGGTCAGCATCTGAGGCTAACTTGTTTGAAGATGCTATTGAAAAATATGGCAAAGATTTTAACGATATCAGACAAGATTTT TTACCATGGAAATCCTTAAAAAGTATAGTAGAATATTACTATATGTGGAAAACTACAGACAGATATGTTCAACAG aAAAGAATTAAAGCATCAGAGGCAGAAAGTAAGCTGAAGCAGGTGTACATTCCTAATTA CAACAAACCCAACCCAGCAGCAATTAATACCAAAGTGAATGGTACTGATGGTCCAGTCTCAGGGAGGGCTTGTGAGAGCTGCTATA ctgctcATTCTTCCCAGTGGTATTCTTGGGGCCCTATTCACATGCAGTGCAGGCTGTGCAGCAATTGCTGGAGTTACTGGAAGAAATATGGTGGATTGAAGATGCCTACTCGACTGG ATGGAGAAAGACCTGCACCAAATGCAAGACAAG AGAGAGTAGCACAGATGAACTCTTTTAGAATGCAGAAATGTACTATAAGTGGTTGTGGGAAA GAATTCAAGCTGAAAGCTCATCTAGCAAGACATTTAGCCACAGCTCATGGACTTGCTATTCAGCCTGGAAGCCCACGACCTGTTATGAAAACTCGAGCTGCTTTTTGCCTTGTCACAACAGAACTTACCCGCTTATCTCGGCGGTTATGTCGTGACATCCTTCGCCCAAGACATGCTGCTCGATGTCCATTTACCCCTATCAATACTGCTATAATCAAACAAGAAT GTCAGCTGCGGCTTACTGATCGTGGTAATTCCTATCAGTCTGCATTAAAGTCCAGAACGCCAACAACACTGGATCCTGTGGTTTCACGGTTGGGCATTGACACTAAACAAGAAAAGCCAAGTCTTTTAGCACGTGGCCCTCACTGTGGAGGTGGGGACCCAAGTAGCATGACCAAAG AACGGCCTGCAGAAAATGTCAAAGTGGGTTCTGGTCATCCTTCTATAATGAAAAAAAGAGGCTATGAACAGACAAATGGCATGGATTCTG CTCCTTTAGCAAAGAGGCCAAACATGGGAGTCATAAGGCAAGCCGGAGCAGCTATTAAAACTCCTGGAGTCAca CGAGGCAGTGTTTTGAATCACAACAGCATCAATGGCCGTAGTCGATTTGCTGGACGCAATATGAAGATGCATATGGTTAGCTGGATGGATATGCCAGATGATGTATATTTTGTTGCCACAATGGCAACAAG GAAAATTCGGAAGCAACTCCAGATGAATGACTTCAAGCGTCTAGCACGTAACCCATGGAAGAGTCTGAATGTGAAACCACCATTGCCTTCAGGGTCCTTTGGTAATGGACATAGAGTAGGACAACAGGAAATTGTTGTCTTggattga